A single region of the Lagopus muta isolate bLagMut1 chromosome 24, bLagMut1 primary, whole genome shotgun sequence genome encodes:
- the BAK1 gene encoding bcl-2 homologous antagonist/killer produces MEGNEGDPPGAHGRQGSNGRRPSRETNSEDQVAQQTEEVFRSYTFYRYQQEREEGGEEVPMDPEIMEIQQELGSTGSQVGRRLAIIGDDINKRYDAEFRHMLKSLQPTKENAYEYFTTIASSLFESGINWGRVIALLGFGYCMAIHVYQHGITGFLRRIARYVTDFMLRNRIARWIAQQGGWVAALDLDNVYMKYMLAVLALVMVGHLVVRRFFRP; encoded by the exons atggaaGGGAATGAGGGGGACCCACCCGGGGCCCACGGACGCCAGGGCAGCAATGGGCGCAGGCCGTCACGAGAGACCAATTCAG AGGACCAGGTGGCCCAGCAGACCGAGGAGGTGTTCCGGAGCTACACCTTCTACCGCTACCagcaggagagagaggagggaggggaggaggtgcCCATGGACCCGGAGATCATGGAGatccagcaggagctgggcag CACCGGGAGCCAGGTGGGCAGGCGCCTGGCCATCATCGGGGACGACATCAACAAGCGGTACGACGCGGAGTTCCGCCATATGCTGAAGTCATTGCAGCCCACCAAGGAGAATGCCTACGAGTACTTCACCACCATAGCCTCCAG CTTGTTCGAGAGCGGCATTAACTGGGGCCGGGTGATCGCACTGCTGGGCTTCGGTTACTGCATGGCCATCCACGTCTACCAGCACGGCATCACGGGGTTCCTGCGCCGCATCGCCCGCTACGTCACCGACTTCATGCTGCGCAACCGCATTGCGCGGTGGATCGCCCAGCAGGGAGGATGG GTGGCTGCACTCGATCTGGACAATGTTTACATGAAGTACATGCTGGCGGTGCTGGCCCTGGTGATGGTGGGGCATTTAGTGGTACGACGCTTCTTCAGGCCCTGA